One Streptomyces sp. P9-A2 DNA window includes the following coding sequences:
- a CDS encoding citrate synthase 2: MSDFVPGLEGVVAFETEIAEPDKEGSALRYRGVDIENLVGHVSFGNVWGLLVDGAFNPGLPPAEPFPIPVHSGDVRVDVQSALAMLAPVWGLKPLLDIDAGQARDDLARAAVMALSYVAQSARGQGRPMVPQSEIDKADSVVERFMIRWRGEPDPKHVAAVDAYWTSAAEHGMNASTFTARVIASTGADVAAALSGAVGAMSGPLHGGAPSRVLGMIEEIERTGDAEAYVKRVLDRGERLMGFGHRVYRAEDPRARVLRRTARDLGAPRFEVAEALEKAALAELHARRPDRVLATNVEFWAAIVLDFAEVPAHMFTSMFTCARTAGWSAHILEQKRTGRLVRPSARYMGPGSRDPKEIEGYADIADRA, encoded by the coding sequence ATGTCCGACTTCGTACCCGGGCTCGAAGGAGTCGTCGCGTTCGAGACGGAGATCGCCGAACCGGACAAGGAGGGCAGCGCCCTCCGGTACCGGGGCGTCGACATCGAGAATCTGGTCGGGCACGTCTCCTTCGGGAACGTCTGGGGCCTTCTCGTCGACGGTGCCTTCAACCCCGGCCTGCCGCCCGCCGAGCCCTTCCCGATCCCCGTCCACTCCGGTGACGTCCGTGTGGACGTCCAGTCCGCGCTCGCCATGCTGGCCCCCGTCTGGGGCCTGAAACCGCTCCTCGACATCGATGCCGGGCAGGCCCGCGACGACCTCGCGCGCGCCGCCGTCATGGCCCTCTCCTACGTCGCCCAGTCCGCGCGCGGCCAGGGCCGGCCCATGGTCCCGCAGAGCGAGATCGACAAGGCGGACTCCGTCGTCGAACGCTTCATGATCCGCTGGCGCGGCGAACCCGACCCCAAGCACGTCGCCGCCGTCGACGCGTACTGGACCTCCGCCGCCGAGCACGGCATGAACGCCTCCACCTTCACGGCCCGCGTCATCGCCTCCACCGGCGCGGACGTGGCCGCGGCCCTCTCGGGTGCCGTCGGCGCCATGTCGGGGCCCCTGCACGGCGGTGCGCCCTCGCGCGTCCTCGGCATGATCGAGGAGATCGAACGCACCGGGGACGCCGAGGCGTATGTGAAGCGGGTCCTCGACCGGGGTGAGCGCCTCATGGGCTTCGGCCACCGCGTCTACCGTGCCGAGGACCCCCGCGCCCGCGTGCTGCGCCGCACCGCGCGCGATCTCGGGGCCCCGCGCTTCGAGGTCGCCGAGGCACTGGAGAAGGCCGCCCTGGCCGAGCTCCACGCCCGCCGTCCCGACCGCGTCCTGGCCACCAACGTCGAGTTCTGGGCCGCCATCGTCCTGGACTTCGCCGAGGTGCCGGCCCACATGTTCACGTCGATGTTCACCTGTGCCCGTACCGCGGGCTGGTCGGCCCACATCCTCGAGCAGAAGCGCACCGGCCGCCTGGTCCGCCCCTCCGCCCGCTACATGGGCCCCGGCAGCCGCGACCCGAAGGAGATCGAGGGCTACGCGGACATCGCCGACCGGGCCTGA
- a CDS encoding acetyl/propionyl/methylcrotonyl-CoA carboxylase subunit alpha: MISTVLVANRGEIACRIVRTCGELGIRTVAVHSDADRNALHARVADASVRLPGAAPADTYLRGDLVVKAALAAGADAVHPGYGFLSENAGFARAVQDAGLVWIGPPPEAIEAMASKTRAKELMGIAPLREVTEADLPVLVKAAAGGGGRGMRVVRRLADLDAELAAARAEAASAFGDGEVFVEPYVEGGRHVEVQVLADTHGTVWALGTRDCSLQRRHQKVIEESPAPGLTAELTGELHALAVRAARAVGYTGAGTVEFLVAGGRAHFLEMNTRLQVEHPVTEAVFGLDLVAEQIRVAEGHRLDGDPPSARGHAVEARLYAEDPAHDWAPQTGRLHRLAVPGAVRLDTGFTDGDDIGVHYDPMIAKVVAHAPTRAEAVRRLASALERAAIHGPVTNRDLLVRSLRHPEFAEGRMDTGFYDRHLPALTEPAPDPYAPLVAALADAHGRSRFGGWRNLPSQPQVKRYALAGEEHEARYRHTRDGLAADGAGGVGRAGGAGGADGAGGVQVVHADPGLVVLDVDGVRRRFEVARYGDRVWVDGTALTALPRFPDPTAQLAPGSLLAPMPGTVVRVADGLAAGASVQAGEPLLWLEAMKMQHRISAPVTGTLSALHAAEGQQVEVGALLAVVDPDRPPAADTPST, encoded by the coding sequence GTGATCAGTACTGTCCTCGTCGCCAACCGTGGCGAGATCGCCTGCCGGATCGTCCGTACCTGCGGCGAACTGGGCATCCGGACGGTGGCCGTGCACTCGGACGCCGACCGGAACGCGCTGCACGCGCGCGTGGCGGACGCGTCCGTACGCCTTCCGGGAGCGGCGCCCGCCGACACGTACCTGCGCGGCGACCTCGTCGTGAAGGCCGCGCTCGCGGCCGGCGCGGACGCCGTGCACCCCGGCTACGGCTTCCTCTCCGAGAACGCCGGCTTCGCGCGCGCCGTCCAAGACGCCGGCCTGGTGTGGATCGGGCCGCCCCCGGAGGCGATCGAGGCGATGGCGTCCAAGACGCGCGCCAAGGAACTCATGGGCATCGCACCCCTGCGCGAGGTCACCGAGGCCGACCTGCCGGTGCTGGTGAAGGCGGCCGCGGGCGGCGGCGGACGCGGGATGCGCGTAGTACGCCGCCTCGCCGACCTGGACGCCGAACTGGCCGCCGCGCGCGCGGAGGCCGCGAGCGCCTTCGGCGACGGCGAGGTGTTCGTCGAGCCCTATGTGGAGGGCGGGCGCCATGTGGAGGTGCAGGTCCTCGCCGACACGCACGGCACGGTGTGGGCGCTCGGCACCCGGGACTGCTCCCTGCAGCGCCGCCACCAGAAGGTCATCGAGGAGTCCCCGGCACCCGGACTGACCGCGGAACTCACCGGCGAACTCCACGCGCTCGCCGTGCGCGCCGCCCGCGCGGTCGGCTACACCGGCGCCGGAACCGTCGAGTTCCTCGTTGCCGGGGGCCGGGCGCACTTCCTGGAGATGAACACCCGGCTGCAGGTGGAACACCCGGTCACGGAGGCCGTGTTCGGCCTCGACCTCGTCGCCGAACAGATTCGTGTCGCCGAGGGACACCGGCTCGACGGTGACCCGCCCTCCGCGCGCGGGCACGCCGTGGAGGCCCGCCTGTACGCCGAGGACCCCGCCCACGACTGGGCACCGCAGACCGGCCGCCTGCACCGCCTCGCCGTTCCCGGCGCGGTCCGCCTGGACACCGGGTTCACCGACGGCGACGACATCGGCGTCCACTACGACCCCATGATTGCCAAGGTCGTCGCCCACGCGCCCACCCGCGCGGAGGCGGTCCGCAGACTGGCCTCCGCCCTGGAACGGGCCGCGATCCACGGCCCCGTCACCAACCGGGACCTGCTCGTCCGCTCCCTGCGGCACCCGGAGTTCGCGGAAGGCCGCATGGACACCGGCTTCTACGACCGCCATCTGCCCGCGCTGACCGAACCGGCCCCCGACCCGTACGCCCCGCTCGTCGCCGCCCTCGCCGACGCCCACGGCCGCTCCCGGTTCGGCGGCTGGCGCAACCTGCCCTCGCAGCCGCAGGTCAAGCGGTACGCCCTGGCCGGCGAGGAGCACGAGGCACGCTACCGGCACACCCGGGACGGGCTCGCCGCCGACGGGGCCGGTGGGGTCGGCAGGGCCGGTGGGGCCGGTGGGGCCGACGGAGCCGGCGGGGTCCAGGTGGTGCACGCCGATCCCGGTCTCGTCGTGCTCGACGTGGACGGCGTCCGACGCCGGTTCGAGGTCGCCCGGTACGGCGACCGGGTGTGGGTCGACGGCACCGCCCTCACCGCCCTGCCCCGCTTCCCCGACCCCACCGCCCAGCTCGCGCCGGGCTCCCTGCTGGCCCCGATGCCGGGCACGGTCGTACGGGTCGCGGACGGACTGGCCGCCGGCGCCTCCGTACAGGCCGGAGAGCCCCTGCTCTGGCTGGAGGCGATGAAGATGCAGCACAGGATCTCCGCGCCGGTCACCGGAACACTGAGCGCCCTGCACGCGGCCGAGGGACAACAGGTGGAGGTCGGCGCCCTCCTGGCCGTCGTGGACCCCGACCGGCCCCCCGCCGCGGACACACCCTCCACCTGA
- a CDS encoding acyl-CoA dehydrogenase family protein yields MPVIESEEHKALRAAVSALGNRYGRAYFTRTVEEGVPAAELWADAGKLGYLGVNLPEEYGGGGGGVAELSIVLEELGAAGCPLLLLVVSPAICGTVIARFGTEAQKREWLPGLADGTRTMAFGITEPDAGSNSHRITTTARRDPDTGDWLLTGRKVFVSCVDVADATLIVGRTETVSAEEGRTGNLKPCLFIVPRDTEGFHRRKIDMELSAAEKQFELTLDDVRLPAGALVGGGEDTGLLQLFAGLNPERIMTAAFAIGMGRYALAKAVEYARERTVWKAPIGAHQAIAHPLAQAHIELELARLMMQKAAHLYDAGDDVGAGEAANMAKYAAAEACVKAVDQAVHTLGGNGLTREFGLASLVTAARVSRIAPVSREMILNYVSHQTLGLPKSY; encoded by the coding sequence ATGCCCGTCATCGAATCCGAAGAGCACAAGGCCCTCCGTGCGGCCGTCTCCGCCCTCGGCAACCGCTACGGCCGCGCCTACTTCACCCGGACCGTCGAAGAAGGTGTGCCCGCCGCCGAACTCTGGGCGGACGCCGGCAAGCTCGGCTACCTAGGCGTCAACCTGCCCGAGGAGTACGGCGGTGGCGGCGGCGGTGTCGCCGAACTCTCCATCGTCCTCGAGGAGCTCGGCGCCGCCGGCTGCCCGCTCCTGCTGCTGGTCGTCTCGCCCGCCATCTGCGGCACGGTCATCGCCCGCTTCGGCACCGAGGCACAGAAACGGGAGTGGCTGCCGGGCCTCGCCGACGGCACCCGCACCATGGCGTTCGGGATCACCGAACCCGACGCCGGTTCCAACTCGCACCGCATCACGACCACCGCGCGCCGCGACCCCGACACCGGGGACTGGCTGCTCACCGGCCGCAAGGTGTTCGTCTCCTGCGTCGACGTCGCCGACGCCACCCTCATCGTCGGCCGCACCGAGACCGTGTCCGCCGAAGAGGGCCGCACGGGGAACCTCAAGCCGTGCCTGTTCATCGTCCCGCGCGACACCGAGGGCTTCCACCGCCGGAAGATAGACATGGAGCTCAGCGCCGCCGAGAAGCAGTTCGAGCTGACCCTCGACGACGTACGGCTGCCCGCCGGCGCCCTCGTCGGTGGGGGAGAGGACACGGGCCTGCTCCAGCTGTTCGCCGGGCTCAACCCCGAGCGGATCATGACGGCCGCCTTCGCGATCGGCATGGGCCGCTACGCCCTGGCCAAGGCCGTCGAGTACGCGCGGGAACGCACGGTGTGGAAGGCGCCCATCGGCGCGCACCAGGCCATCGCGCACCCTCTCGCGCAGGCGCACATCGAGCTCGAACTGGCCCGCCTGATGATGCAGAAGGCCGCCCACCTCTACGACGCCGGCGACGACGTGGGCGCGGGCGAGGCCGCCAACATGGCCAAGTACGCCGCCGCCGAGGCCTGTGTGAAGGCCGTCGACCAGGCCGTGCACACCCTCGGCGGGAACGGCCTCACGCGCGAGTTCGGCCTCGCCTCGCTGGTGACCGCAGCGAGGGTCTCCCGGATCGCCCCGGTGAGCCGGGAAATGATCCTGAACTACGTCTCCCACCAGACCCTGGGCCTGCCCAAGTCGTACTGA
- a CDS encoding PAS domain-containing protein, protein MSASRHGGTTDELGPDEPGRESPDGSDLLAALLDGMDAALCAFDADAVVTHWNREAERILGWTAAEAVGRQGFAGWAVRGADAAEVEGRLMSAMDASGRQVHEFALLTKDGGRVLVRTQSAAVRGPDGKPAGVYCAFSEVHTQIDLERSIALSEALLEEASWGVVLVDADLRPAVVNAHAAKALGTGRTSVLGRPLGELLSQGVEELESALTHVLAQGAPPAPAEIWVSVREPEGERRRCWRCGFVRLASPLAEEPVPLGVGWLFQDVTELRQSEQEASLVRFRAQQLHRAARAAAECEDPAEAVTVHLDFALAGFADHALIDRVADGGAGDVESAGGVRLVRIAATPSGAPGPSRLAGQAGLPVLYSQGHPALRCVERAGSVRADAGEAPAQEARVWAVSRQWPEDAAHALCTVLRSRGRTLGAVTFLRGPGRNAFERPDAMYAEDVAHRIAAALDLMGAAGQRE, encoded by the coding sequence ATGAGTGCTTCCCGGCATGGTGGGACCACCGACGAACTGGGGCCCGACGAGCCCGGGCGGGAGAGTCCGGACGGTTCCGATCTGCTGGCCGCGTTGTTGGACGGCATGGACGCCGCCCTGTGCGCCTTCGACGCGGACGCGGTGGTGACGCACTGGAACCGCGAGGCGGAGCGCATTCTCGGCTGGACCGCGGCCGAGGCCGTGGGACGGCAGGGCTTCGCCGGATGGGCGGTGCGCGGCGCGGACGCCGCGGAGGTCGAGGGGCGGCTGATGTCCGCCATGGACGCCTCGGGCCGGCAGGTGCACGAGTTCGCGCTGCTGACCAAGGACGGCGGCCGGGTACTGGTGCGGACGCAGTCCGCGGCCGTACGCGGACCCGACGGGAAACCGGCGGGTGTGTACTGCGCGTTCAGCGAGGTGCACACGCAGATCGACCTGGAGCGGTCGATCGCGCTGAGTGAGGCGCTGCTGGAGGAGGCGAGCTGGGGTGTCGTCCTCGTCGACGCCGATCTGCGGCCCGCCGTGGTGAACGCGCACGCGGCGAAGGCGCTCGGCACCGGGCGCACCTCCGTGCTGGGACGGCCGCTCGGGGAGCTGTTGTCGCAGGGTGTGGAGGAGCTGGAGAGCGCGCTGACCCATGTGCTGGCCCAGGGCGCTCCGCCCGCGCCCGCCGAGATCTGGGTGAGTGTGCGGGAGCCGGAGGGCGAGCGGCGGCGGTGCTGGCGGTGCGGCTTCGTACGGCTGGCGTCGCCGCTGGCGGAGGAGCCGGTGCCGCTCGGCGTGGGCTGGCTGTTCCAGGACGTGACCGAGCTCCGGCAGAGCGAGCAGGAGGCGTCGCTGGTGCGCTTCCGGGCGCAGCAACTGCACCGGGCGGCGCGGGCGGCGGCCGAGTGCGAGGACCCGGCGGAGGCCGTCACCGTCCACCTGGACTTCGCGCTCGCCGGATTCGCCGACCACGCGCTGATCGACCGGGTGGCCGACGGGGGCGCGGGTGACGTGGAGAGCGCCGGCGGGGTCCGCCTGGTGCGGATCGCGGCCACTCCGTCCGGGGCGCCGGGACCGAGCAGGCTCGCCGGGCAGGCAGGTCTGCCGGTGCTGTACAGCCAGGGCCATCCCGCCCTGCGGTGCGTCGAGCGGGCCGGTTCCGTACGGGCCGACGCGGGGGAGGCGCCGGCCCAGGAGGCGCGGGTGTGGGCGGTGTCCCGGCAGTGGCCGGAGGACGCGGCGCACGCCCTGTGCACGGTGCTGCGCAGCCGGGGCCGGACGCTCGGTGCCGTGACGTTTCTGCGGGGCCCGGGACGCAACGCCTTCGAACGCCCCGACGCGATGTACGCGGAGGACGTGGCCCACCGCATCGCTGCGGCCCTGGATCTGATGGGGGCGGCCGGGCAACGGGAGTGA
- a CDS encoding RidA family protein — protein sequence MGDTGRRAIVSGSEFEERIGYARAVVDGDRVYVSGTTGFDYATMTIPDGVVEQAEQCLRNIEAALDEAGCTFADVLRVRYLLPAREDFEPCWPVLRRRFGEVRPAATMQVCELADPRMRIEIEVDARRGSGGRPHGGG from the coding sequence ATGGGAGACACGGGGCGGCGGGCGATCGTGAGCGGGTCGGAGTTCGAGGAGCGGATCGGCTACGCGCGGGCCGTGGTGGACGGAGACCGGGTGTACGTGTCCGGGACCACCGGGTTCGACTACGCGACCATGACGATCCCCGACGGCGTGGTCGAGCAGGCCGAACAGTGCCTGCGGAACATCGAAGCGGCCCTGGACGAGGCGGGATGCACCTTCGCCGACGTGCTGCGGGTGCGCTATCTGCTGCCCGCGCGGGAGGACTTCGAGCCGTGCTGGCCCGTGCTCAGGCGCCGCTTCGGCGAGGTCCGGCCCGCGGCCACCATGCAGGTGTGCGAGCTCGCCGACCCCCGGATGCGGATCGAGATCGAGGTGGACGCCCGGCGGGGGAGCGGAGGGAGGCCGCACGGCGGCGGCTGA
- a CDS encoding RNA-guided endonuclease InsQ/TnpB family protein, producing the protein MSRFRMYPTGEQAGVMLGHCAHARYVWNLAVEQHAHWKWGRRSAPGFAEQCRQLTEARRDNAWLRAGNADVQQQALQDFARAKNARFASGFGEPTWRRKHVHEGFRVIGTDRVPESHPDGSPRLNSQGRQVMGRSVVVQKLNRRWARVKVPGCGWVRFRLTRTGLPAAKTFRVTFRNQQWHIAFAIIPEPVEAPSTDGIVGIDRGVTITAALSDGQRLNCPRLTTRERARVRKHQRRAARAPKGSEAKAAEHAKVARIKAREADRRKDWCEKTSTMLARTYRLIRFEKLNITTMTRSAKGTIEQPGTRVRQKAGLNRAVLAQGWGLLRRRTGEKAPGRVEDVPAPYTSLRCSACGWIAKDSRKSQAEFVCVSCGFSCNADENAAVNVAAGQGGIPRPRRAAGAGGVTAATGRSSAREPRPARVGIPLFQEGEDVKSTASRP; encoded by the coding sequence ATGTCACGTTTCCGGATGTACCCGACGGGTGAGCAGGCGGGCGTCATGCTCGGGCACTGCGCGCACGCCCGGTACGTGTGGAACCTGGCCGTCGAGCAGCACGCGCACTGGAAGTGGGGCCGCAGGTCCGCTCCCGGGTTCGCCGAGCAGTGCCGCCAGCTCACCGAGGCCCGGCGGGACAATGCGTGGCTGCGTGCCGGGAACGCGGACGTGCAGCAGCAGGCGCTGCAGGACTTCGCCAGGGCTAAGAACGCCCGGTTCGCCTCCGGGTTCGGCGAGCCGACCTGGCGCAGGAAGCATGTGCATGAGGGCTTCCGGGTGATCGGCACCGACCGCGTGCCGGAGTCCCATCCGGACGGTTCGCCGAGGCTGAACTCCCAGGGCAGGCAGGTCATGGGCCGCTCGGTGGTGGTGCAGAAACTCAACCGGCGCTGGGCGCGGGTGAAGGTGCCCGGCTGCGGCTGGGTCCGCTTCCGCCTCACCCGCACCGGGCTGCCCGCCGCGAAGACGTTCCGGGTCACCTTCCGCAACCAGCAGTGGCACATCGCCTTCGCGATCATCCCCGAACCGGTCGAGGCGCCCAGCACGGACGGGATCGTCGGTATCGACCGGGGTGTGACGATCACCGCCGCCCTCTCCGACGGGCAAAGGCTGAACTGCCCGCGGCTCACCACCCGCGAGCGGGCCCGGGTCCGCAAGCACCAGCGCCGCGCGGCCCGCGCGCCGAAGGGCAGCGAGGCCAAGGCCGCCGAGCACGCCAAGGTCGCCAGGATCAAGGCCCGGGAGGCGGACCGGCGCAAGGACTGGTGCGAGAAGACCTCCACCATGCTCGCCCGCACCTACCGTCTGATCCGGTTCGAGAAGCTGAACATCACGACCATGACCCGCTCGGCGAAGGGAACCATCGAACAACCTGGTACACGGGTGCGGCAGAAGGCCGGGCTGAACCGGGCGGTCCTCGCCCAGGGCTGGGGCCTGCTGCGCCGCCGGACCGGGGAGAAGGCGCCGGGCCGGGTCGAGGACGTGCCCGCCCCGTACACGTCGCTGCGGTGCAGTGCCTGCGGATGGATCGCGAAGGACTCGCGCAAGAGCCAAGCCGAGTTCGTCTGCGTGTCCTGCGGGTTCAGTTGCAACGCGGATGAGAACGCAGCGGTCAACGTCGCGGCAGGACAGGGCGGGATCCCCCGCCCCCGGCGGGCAGCCGGTGCCGGAGGGGTGACAGCGGCCACCGGCCGCTCGAGCGCCCGTGAACCTCGACCCGCCCGGGTCGGAATCCCCCTCTTTCAAGAGGGGGAGGATGTCAAATCTACGGCCTCACGGCCCTGA
- a CDS encoding enoyl-CoA hydratase family protein, translated as MTLIGRTRARGVETLSLDAPERRNALSAALVAELADALTDAGRDGGVRVVVLTHTGNTFSAGADLRDPPAPEALTGLLRRIVELPKPVVARVTGHVRAGGLGLLGACDIAAASDTATFAFTEVRIGVAPAVISLPLLPRTDPRALARYYLTGERLDAVEAARIGLLTACGEDVDEVLAPVLDGLRRAAPEALAETKRLLTARVLETFDRDAADLTALSARLFASATAREGMTAFLERRDPEWTV; from the coding sequence GTGACCCTGATCGGCCGCACGCGCGCGCGGGGCGTCGAGACCCTCAGTCTCGACGCCCCCGAGCGCCGCAACGCCCTGTCCGCCGCCCTCGTCGCCGAACTGGCCGACGCGCTCACCGACGCCGGCCGGGACGGCGGTGTCCGCGTGGTCGTGCTCACGCACACCGGGAACACCTTCAGCGCGGGCGCCGACCTGCGCGACCCGCCGGCTCCGGAGGCACTGACCGGCCTGCTGCGCCGGATCGTCGAACTCCCGAAACCGGTCGTCGCGCGGGTCACCGGGCACGTCCGCGCGGGCGGTCTGGGACTGCTCGGCGCCTGCGACATCGCCGCCGCCTCGGACACGGCCACGTTCGCCTTCACCGAGGTCCGCATCGGCGTCGCCCCCGCCGTCATCTCCCTGCCGCTGCTGCCCCGCACCGACCCGCGCGCGCTCGCCCGCTACTACCTCACCGGGGAGCGCCTCGACGCCGTCGAAGCCGCCCGCATCGGCCTGCTCACCGCCTGCGGCGAGGACGTCGACGAGGTCCTCGCCCCCGTTCTCGACGGTTTGCGCCGAGCCGCCCCCGAGGCCCTGGCCGAGACGAAACGGCTGCTCACGGCTAGGGTGCTGGAGACCTTCGACCGGGACGCCGCCGACCTGACCGCGCTCTCGGCCCGCCTCTTCGCCTCCGCCACCGCGCGCGAGGGGATGACGGCCTTCCTCGAACGACGGGATCCGGAATGGACGGTGTGA
- the pdxH gene encoding pyridoxamine 5'-phosphate oxidase, with amino-acid sequence MTDRDAVPLDLASMRKQYRAEGLSETGLAATPVEQFARWFGQAATDGGLFEPNAMIVSTADTRGRPSSRTVLLKHFDERGFVFYTNYDSRKGRELTGNPYVSLLFPWHPMARQVIVTGVARRTGRDETAAYFRTRPHGSQLGAWASGQSSVLADRTDLDAAYAELATRYPEGEQVPVPPHWGGFRVAPREVEFWQGRENRLHDRLRYVVRPDGGWRVERLSP; translated from the coding sequence GTGACCGACCGAGACGCTGTCCCCCTCGATCTCGCCTCGATGCGCAAGCAGTACCGGGCCGAGGGGCTTTCCGAGACCGGCCTGGCCGCCACCCCCGTCGAGCAGTTCGCACGCTGGTTCGGGCAGGCGGCGACGGACGGCGGCCTCTTCGAGCCGAACGCGATGATCGTGTCCACGGCGGACACCCGGGGCCGGCCCAGCTCCCGCACGGTGCTGCTGAAGCACTTCGACGAGCGGGGGTTCGTGTTCTACACGAACTACGACTCCCGCAAGGGGCGCGAGCTGACCGGGAACCCGTACGTCTCGCTGCTGTTCCCGTGGCATCCGATGGCCCGGCAGGTCATCGTCACCGGAGTCGCGCGGCGCACCGGCCGGGACGAGACGGCCGCCTACTTCCGCACCCGGCCGCACGGCTCGCAGCTGGGCGCGTGGGCGAGCGGCCAGTCGTCGGTCCTGGCGGACCGTACGGACCTGGACGCGGCGTACGCGGAGCTGGCGACCCGGTATCCGGAGGGCGAGCAGGTGCCGGTCCCGCCGCACTGGGGCGGCTTCCGGGTGGCGCCGCGGGAGGTGGAGTTCTGGCAGGGCCGGGAGAACCGACTGCACGACCGCCTGCGGTACGTGGTCCGGCCGGACGGCGGCTGGCGGGTGGAACGGCTCAGTCCGTGA
- a CDS encoding TetR/AcrR family transcriptional regulator, producing MDGVSTTDRSERGALGDRSERGALGDRAERAGRAERVPKQDRSRVTRQRLLEAAVACLAEHGWAGSTVLVVAERAGVSRGAAQHHFPTREDLFTAAVEYVAEERSTALRALFPDGTAAGDRRAVVTALIDLYTGPLFRAALHLWVAASNEEQLRPRVTELESRIGRESHRVAVELLAADETRPGVRETVQGLLDMARGLGLATLLTDDAARRERVVRQWAALLDGVLGRRLTD from the coding sequence ATGGACGGTGTGAGCACGACCGACCGCAGTGAACGCGGCGCTCTCGGTGACCGCAGTGAACGCGGCGCTCTCGGCGACCGTGCCGAACGCGCCGGCCGTGCCGAACGCGTCCCCAAGCAGGACCGCAGCCGGGTCACCCGGCAGCGCCTCCTGGAAGCCGCCGTGGCCTGCCTCGCGGAACACGGGTGGGCGGGCTCCACGGTCCTCGTCGTCGCCGAACGCGCGGGCGTCTCCCGGGGTGCGGCCCAGCACCACTTCCCGACCCGGGAGGACCTCTTCACGGCCGCCGTGGAGTACGTGGCCGAGGAACGCTCCACCGCCCTGCGTGCCCTCTTCCCCGACGGCACCGCCGCCGGCGACCGCCGTGCGGTGGTCACCGCCCTGATCGACCTCTACACCGGGCCTCTGTTCCGCGCCGCCCTCCACCTGTGGGTCGCCGCCTCCAACGAGGAACAGCTGCGGCCCCGCGTGACCGAACTGGAATCCCGCATCGGCCGCGAGAGCCACCGCGTCGCCGTGGAACTCCTCGCCGCCGACGAGACCCGTCCCGGCGTCCGCGAGACCGTCCAGGGCCTCCTGGACATGGCCCGCGGCCTGGGCCTCGCCACCCTCCTCACCGACGACGCGGCCCGGCGCGAACGGGTGGTACGGCAGTGGGCGGCCCTGCTGGACGGGGTACTGGGCCGAAGGCTCACGGACTGA